One segment of Prinia subflava isolate CZ2003 ecotype Zambia chromosome 11, Cam_Psub_1.2, whole genome shotgun sequence DNA contains the following:
- the CPN2 gene encoding carboxypeptidase N subunit 2, translating into MMPHLCRLLMYVLLELGSLLVGALSPSCPPTCQCYDTSKVFCSNERMREIPEGLPGSATHLFFVETALSTIRSGDLGSSTTLTKLVFINNNIQELEAGAFQGLTSLAELEVSGNPLPAVSLGMLAGLTSLSKLSLSANAIRILQPGLFTASCRLQDLSLSGNRIEALPPGIFRPLRRLQALDLSQNALAELPDGLLDPLVALRVLKLSDNLLARVPPGAFRALGQLTELHLDGNRLQELPSGIFSRLGGLRRLQLQHNALGSLAPDTFTGLLNLTVLSLEGNNLATLPAMLFTGTPSLLHLSLARNQLGTLPQELFANLSVLETLVLSHNAMDHLPTGLFQGLPGLTELQLSHNNLSSLPAGLLAGLPLLTALVLDHNRLARLPPGLFDANNELVRVGLSDNPWLCNCHLSYLLRWLQSFAEPLTHGQALCANPAALQGQPLLEISHGQLECPGAQGAPAEGGWATAAPGQCTYTNAEGSVSVACSGTACQQLSLRLPPPGQGQGSGAAYRGSWVLRSRCGTLQLSVLVTAQSGSEATSPALPTVP; encoded by the exons ATGATGCCACACTTG TGCAGGCTGCTGATGTACGTGTTGCTGGAGCTGGGGTCCCTGCTGGTGGGGGCActgtccccatcctgccccCCTACCTGCCAGTGCTATGACACCTCCAAAGTCTTCTGCTCAAATGAAAGAATGCGGGAGATCCCAGAGGGCCTGCCAGGAAGTGCCACCCACCTCTTCTTTGTGGAGACAGCCCTGAGCACCATCCGCAGCGGGGACTTGGGCTCCAGCACCACCCTCACCAAGCTGGTCTTCATCAATAACAACatccaggagctggaggctggtGCCTTTCAGGGGCTGACCAGCCTTGCCGAGCTGGAGGTGTCAGGCAACCCCTTGCCAGCTGTCAGCCTTGGGATGCTGGCAGGGCTGACCAGCCTCAGCAAGCTCTCCCTCAGTGCCAACGCCATCCGCATCCTGCAGCCGGGGCTCTTCACTGCCTCCTGCCGCCTGCAGGACCTGAGCCTGTCAGGGAACAGGATCGAGGCCCTGCCCCCTGGCATCTTCCGCCCCCTCCGGCGGCTCCAGGCCCTGGACCTCTCACAGAATGCTCTGGCTGAGCTGCCAGATGGGCTGCTGGACCCACTTGTCGCCCTTCGTGTCCTTAAGCTCAGTGACAACCTGCTGGCACGGGTGCCTCCTGGTGCTTTCAGGGCACTTGGCCAGCTAACTGAGCTCCACCTGGATGGCAAccggctgcaggagctgccctctggcatcttctccaggctggggggGCTGCGgcggctgcagctgcagcacaacgccctgggcagcctggcccCTGACACCTTCACAGGTCTCCTCAACCTCACTGTCCTCAGCCTGGAGGGCAACAACCTGGCCACCCTGCCTGCCATGCTGTTCACTGGCACCCCTAGCCTCCTCCACCTCTCGCTGGCCCGCAaccagctggggacactgccccaggAGCTCTTTGCTAACCTGTCCGTGCTGGAAACCCTGGTGCTCTCACACAATGCCATGGATCACCTGCCCACTGGGCTTTTCCAGGGTCTGCCAGGGCTGACAGAGCTACAGCTGAGCCACAACAACCTCTCCAGCCTGCCGGCAGGGCTGCTGGCCGGGCTGCCCCTCCTCACCGCCCTGGTGCTGGACCACAACCGCCTGGCCCGCCTGCCCCCGGGGCTCTTCGATGCCAACAATGAACTGGTGCGTGTGGGGCTGTCTGACAACCCCTGgctctgcaactgccacctctccTACCTCCTGCGCTGGCTCCAGAGCTTTGCTGAGCCCCTCACCCACGGCCAAGCCCTCTGTGCCaacccagctgctctccagggccAGCCCCTGCTGGAGATCTCCCATGGGCAGCTGGAGTGCCCGGGAGCACAGGGTGCCCCTGCAGAGGGAGGCTGGGCCACAGCTGCCCCGGGGCAGTGCACCTACACCAACGCCGAGGGCTCTGTGAGCGTGGCCTGCAGTGGCACggcctgccagcagctcagcctccGCCTGCCTCCTCccgggcagggccagggctcgGGCGCAGCGTACCGGGGCTCCTGGGTGCTGCGCTCCCGCTGTGGCACCCTGCAGCTCAGTGTCCTTGTCACAGCACAGAGCGGGAGCGAGGCCACATCTCCAGCTCTCCCCACCGTGCCCTAG